A region of Maridesulfovibrio sp. DNA encodes the following proteins:
- a CDS encoding chromosomal replication initiator protein DnaA produces MMRDSWNKILKFLEKGLNPGLYKVWIKPLKAEVSSNTIKLYAPNDFVAAWVRDRLMDNIREAGEQVLGTSPKVEIGVRKSVEKPAVKAKAAPVVARPVQASMGLPMMSSAVVNTRFPRWRFSFDDFVIGESNRLACAASRSLCDNSLPGDQLFLSSAPGLGKTHLLHSIGKNLCASSNKKHISIACLTAEEFANRMVLALKAGEISRFKSEFRDNVDCLLLEDIHFFQGKQKMQDEILETLKSLQLRGSKVVMTSSFLPRELEKVDQQLVSRFSSGLLALISTPDFETRKRIVESKASRLGTSVPDSISELLADRITTDVRQLESCLQNLVLKARLLNRDVSQELAWQVLENYSIARAAPSYDSIVDHICRSYELTPDQLRSKSRKRQIVLARNTAFFLARKHTELSLKDIGTRLGRRHSTVIKGITNVEREISLQTPLGRQLQDTIDRLTP; encoded by the coding sequence ATGATGAGAGACAGCTGGAATAAAATTTTAAAATTTCTTGAGAAGGGCCTGAACCCCGGTCTGTACAAAGTATGGATCAAGCCCCTGAAAGCAGAAGTCAGCAGCAATACAATTAAGTTGTATGCTCCTAATGACTTTGTTGCAGCCTGGGTCAGGGACCGTCTTATGGACAACATTAGAGAAGCAGGCGAGCAGGTTCTCGGTACCAGCCCCAAGGTGGAGATTGGGGTCAGGAAATCCGTGGAAAAACCCGCTGTAAAGGCTAAGGCCGCGCCTGTTGTAGCACGTCCGGTTCAGGCAAGCATGGGGCTGCCCATGATGTCTTCTGCCGTGGTCAATACTCGTTTTCCCCGCTGGCGTTTTTCTTTTGACGATTTCGTAATCGGCGAGTCTAACAGACTTGCCTGTGCTGCATCCAGAAGTCTTTGTGACAACTCCTTGCCAGGTGACCAGCTCTTTTTGAGCTCCGCGCCTGGTCTCGGGAAAACCCATCTGCTGCATTCTATAGGCAAAAATCTATGTGCTTCCAGCAACAAGAAGCACATTTCAATTGCCTGCCTTACAGCGGAAGAGTTTGCAAACAGGATGGTTCTGGCCCTGAAAGCGGGTGAAATTTCCCGTTTCAAATCTGAATTCAGGGACAATGTGGACTGTCTGCTCTTGGAAGACATTCATTTCTTTCAGGGCAAGCAGAAGATGCAGGATGAAATTCTGGAAACCCTGAAAAGCCTGCAATTGCGTGGCTCAAAAGTGGTTATGACCAGTTCTTTCCTGCCTCGTGAGTTGGAAAAAGTTGATCAGCAGCTTGTTTCCCGTTTCAGTTCGGGACTGCTGGCGCTTATTTCCACCCCTGATTTCGAGACCAGAAAGAGAATCGTTGAAAGCAAGGCCAGTCGCTTGGGAACCAGTGTGCCGGATTCCATCTCCGAGCTGCTGGCGGACCGTATTACCACCGATGTAAGACAGCTGGAAAGCTGCCTGCAGAACCTCGTGCTCAAGGCAAGACTTTTAAACCGTGATGTTTCGCAGGAACTGGCCTGGCAGGTGTTGGAGAACTATTCCATTGCCAGAGCCGCGCCCAGTTATGATTCCATTGTGGATCATATCTGTCGTTCCTACGAGCTTACACCTGATCAACTGCGTTCAAAAAGCCGTAAACGTCAGATCGTACTGGCCAGAAACACCGCTTTCTTCCTCGCCCGTAAACATACCGAACTCTCCCTCAAGGATATCGGGACCAGACTGGGCCGCAGACATTCTACCGTGATTAAGGGTATCACCAACGTAGAACGCGAAATTTCCCTGCAAACTCCTCTCGGTAGGCAGTTGCAGGATACAATAGACCGTCTTACCCCTTAG
- a CDS encoding DnaA N-terminal domain-containing protein, with protein MNSNVWNSIKKKLLVRINPVLVRVWVDPLSARYEDGIVQLTAPNEFVMNWVQEHLLDRIKDAAQEVLETKVGVTIDLESGKAERPRELISDVSAYYAVDEILSSINRLTGIVRSAARPVDYSEVDANAKAVESVPVLDPQTFDSILDAVLEAFGVSFRELMQQETEHALLARRALYYLCFRYGIAADEVALNMDCTVSEVRKGAKVLEGEISAAIDNGEDLDELLLRIFKK; from the coding sequence ATGAATTCCAATGTATGGAACTCCATTAAGAAGAAGCTTCTTGTGCGTATAAATCCCGTACTGGTAAGGGTTTGGGTGGATCCTTTGTCAGCGCGTTACGAAGATGGGATTGTGCAGCTTACAGCGCCGAATGAGTTCGTCATGAACTGGGTGCAGGAGCATCTGCTGGATCGCATAAAGGATGCGGCGCAGGAAGTGCTTGAGACCAAGGTCGGGGTTACCATTGATCTGGAAAGCGGCAAAGCAGAAAGGCCGCGGGAATTGATATCTGATGTTTCCGCTTACTATGCCGTGGATGAAATTTTAAGCAGCATTAACAGGTTGACCGGAATAGTGCGTAGTGCAGCAAGGCCTGTTGATTACAGTGAAGTTGATGCCAACGCAAAGGCTGTTGAGAGCGTCCCTGTATTGGACCCTCAGACCTTTGATTCCATCCTTGATGCCGTGCTGGAAGCTTTTGGAGTATCTTTCCGGGAGCTGATGCAGCAGGAGACCGAACATGCGCTGCTGGCACGCAGGGCTTTGTACTATCTCTGTTTCCGTTATGGAATCGCTGCCGATGAAGTTGCCCTGAATATGGATTGCACGGTCTCTGAAGTCCGCAAAGGTGCCAAAGTTCTCGAAGGCGAAATCTCCGCAGCCATCGATAACGGCGAAGATCTGGACGAATTGCTTTTAAGAATTTTTAAAAAGTAA
- a CDS encoding PhoH family protein, translated as MGQKNFILDTNVLIENPKCITALRNGVENKVHLPYTVLTELDKLKRDPRIGHIVSQAVHSILKDDKVTILSPEFAEKLGELSPDDRILKETLNASIENPILVTNDRILQIKAGIYSLKCEEYKDSDPFRSDSQMYTGFVDEGHTPYVNSFRWENGSPVFYGDKGSKTISYTHEVWGVKPRNIYQNLALELMLNQDINLVSIQSEAGYGKTFLALASALYLALEKKDNPFEKVYLVKPIWEIGAKMGYLPGTVEEKMQPYVRYVRDLTVKLHEQRPANRIFMDTDSDKFRFNQKKFEILPIAYIRGMNLENCVVIIDEMQNMSRSEVRSLLTRMGEGVKCICLGDTRQVDNPYLNESNNGLNWVVKKLRNNKEYAHMVLKGERSRGPITDMVLKTGL; from the coding sequence ATGGGACAGAAAAATTTTATTTTGGACACCAACGTGCTCATTGAAAACCCCAAATGTATCACCGCCCTGCGCAACGGAGTGGAAAACAAGGTCCACCTCCCTTACACGGTACTGACCGAGCTTGATAAGCTCAAGCGGGACCCGCGCATCGGTCACATTGTCTCACAGGCCGTCCATTCCATCCTCAAGGATGACAAGGTAACTATCCTTTCCCCAGAATTCGCGGAAAAACTGGGCGAACTCAGCCCGGATGACCGCATCCTCAAGGAAACCCTCAACGCTTCCATCGAGAACCCAATCCTGGTCACCAATGACCGCATCCTACAGATCAAAGCCGGAATCTACAGCCTGAAATGCGAGGAATACAAAGATTCCGACCCCTTCCGCTCAGATTCCCAGATGTACACCGGGTTCGTGGACGAAGGGCACACGCCCTATGTAAACAGCTTCCGCTGGGAGAACGGCAGCCCGGTTTTCTACGGCGACAAGGGCAGCAAGACCATTTCCTACACCCATGAAGTCTGGGGCGTGAAACCGCGCAATATCTATCAGAACCTTGCCCTTGAACTGATGCTGAATCAGGACATCAACCTAGTCTCCATCCAGTCCGAAGCAGGGTACGGTAAGACTTTTCTGGCTCTGGCCTCCGCCCTTTACCTAGCCCTGGAGAAAAAGGACAATCCCTTTGAAAAAGTGTATCTGGTCAAGCCTATCTGGGAAATAGGGGCCAAGATGGGCTACCTGCCCGGAACAGTGGAAGAAAAGATGCAGCCATATGTGCGCTATGTCCGCGACCTGACCGTAAAGCTGCACGAACAGCGCCCGGCCAACCGTATTTTCATGGACACTGACTCCGACAAATTCCGCTTCAACCAGAAAAAATTTGAAATCCTGCCCATCGCCTACATCCGGGGCATGAATCTCGAGAATTGTGTGGTCATCATTGATGAGATGCAGAATATGTCCCGTTCCGAAGTCCGATCTCTTTTGACCCGCATGGGCGAAGGCGTGAAATGCATCTGCCTTGGCGATACAAGGCAGGTGGACAACCCCTATCTAAACGAAAGCAACAACGGACTTAACTGGGTGGTCAAGAAGCTGCGAAACAACAAAGAATATGCACATATGGTCTTAAAAGGTGAACGCTCGCGCGGGCCAATTACGGATATGGTTTTAAAGACAGGGTTATAA